Proteins from a genomic interval of Alteromonas macleodii ATCC 27126:
- a CDS encoding universal stress protein, with protein sequence MKGHYKNILCVLSDSHRQDDTVAQALHIAKAHQASLTIMLSLESLPPNASMVMESFSYVDSQQTMETQAQHWLKEQAESWGKHYPVSTAVTVGQPLIDVVRYVKKNNIDLVIKRAEESFLDKLFGSLDMRLFRKCPCPVWIINHKPRSQYKNVVAALDLNYHYPQHEVSIRRDLNRDILRHASQIALLEFAQLHIVHVFDAVPENIARDGFISVDNDRMETDLAKIHAERESELDKLLEELGNELDDNVLEYLKPLKHIVHGYPRREIAATTTSLDTDIIVMGTVARLGVPGYIMGDTAEETIHQLKCAVVGVKPRGFETPISID encoded by the coding sequence ATGAAAGGACATTATAAGAACATTTTATGCGTATTGAGTGACTCGCATCGTCAAGATGATACGGTAGCCCAAGCACTGCATATCGCCAAAGCGCATCAAGCCTCGCTTACCATTATGCTTTCGTTAGAATCTTTACCGCCCAACGCCAGTATGGTTATGGAGTCTTTCTCTTATGTTGATTCTCAGCAAACCATGGAAACCCAAGCCCAGCATTGGTTAAAAGAACAAGCGGAAAGCTGGGGAAAACACTATCCTGTGTCTACCGCGGTAACGGTAGGTCAGCCGCTTATTGACGTTGTGCGTTATGTAAAAAAGAACAATATCGATCTAGTAATTAAACGGGCAGAAGAGAGCTTTCTAGATAAGTTGTTCGGAAGCTTAGACATGCGTTTATTCCGCAAATGCCCTTGCCCGGTTTGGATCATTAACCACAAGCCTCGCAGTCAGTACAAAAACGTAGTTGCAGCACTGGATTTGAACTATCACTATCCACAGCATGAAGTGTCTATTAGGCGCGATCTTAATCGCGACATTTTGCGTCACGCAAGCCAAATAGCCTTGCTAGAATTTGCACAGCTGCACATTGTCCACGTTTTCGATGCGGTTCCTGAGAACATAGCAAGAGACGGGTTTATATCGGTTGATAACGACAGAATGGAAACCGATCTTGCAAAAATCCATGCCGAGCGTGAATCGGAACTAGACAAATTGCTTGAAGAACTAGGCAATGAATTGGATGACAATGTATTAGAGTATTTGAAACCTCTGAAGCACATTGTTCACGGCTACCCTAGAAGAGAAATTGCAGCCACTACCACGTCCCTTGATACCGACATTATCGTAATGGGCACAGTGGCACGTTTGGGCGTGCCTGGCTATATCATGGGCGACACCGCGGAAGAAACCATTCATCAGCTAAAATGCGCCGTAGTGGGCGTTAAACCACGCGGTTTTGAAACGCCTATCTCTATTGATTAA
- a CDS encoding hydrogen peroxide-inducible genes activator, which yields MKWPNLKHLHYLVTLHQEQHFHRAAQRCNVSQSTLSTAIQNLEEHFGSQLLEREHKTFVFTSLGLDIVERSKVLLQEAGELVEYAQNAGNWQRGTLKLGVIPTIAPFLFEGMMGAFSAFLPEINLEMQEDTTEKLLQQLTDGRLDLLILALPMETPGCKQMVLGHDPFHLIAHKDMAEQLPNPVDISTLPKKSIFLLQQEHCMTGHAVSACNLQHSDQISSVAASSLYTLVQLANSKMGYTFLPELAINQSILEHTGLKSFPAEEQGFREIGLVWRSGTTRMQLFRRIGEIISPLLPIPTLK from the coding sequence ATGAAATGGCCTAATCTTAAGCACCTGCACTATTTGGTGACGCTACATCAAGAGCAACATTTTCACCGTGCTGCACAGCGCTGTAACGTAAGTCAGTCAACATTGAGTACGGCCATTCAGAACCTTGAAGAGCACTTCGGAAGCCAACTTCTTGAGCGTGAACATAAAACCTTTGTGTTTACATCGTTGGGACTAGATATTGTTGAACGCAGTAAAGTGCTACTTCAGGAAGCGGGAGAGCTGGTTGAGTATGCGCAAAACGCGGGCAATTGGCAGCGAGGCACCTTAAAACTAGGTGTTATTCCAACCATTGCGCCGTTTCTTTTTGAAGGCATGATGGGGGCGTTTTCTGCATTTTTACCCGAGATCAACTTAGAAATGCAGGAAGACACGACGGAGAAGTTGCTACAGCAATTGACCGACGGCAGATTAGACTTACTTATTCTAGCGTTGCCAATGGAAACACCAGGGTGTAAACAGATGGTCTTGGGGCATGACCCGTTCCATCTTATTGCGCACAAAGATATGGCTGAGCAACTACCTAATCCTGTCGACATTTCAACCCTGCCTAAAAAGAGTATTTTCTTACTTCAGCAAGAACATTGTATGACCGGGCATGCGGTGAGCGCGTGTAACCTTCAGCACAGCGACCAAATTAGCAGCGTAGCGGCAAGCAGCTTATATACCTTGGTGCAATTAGCGAATAGCAAAATGGGCTACACCTTCTTACCTGAACTTGCGATAAACCAGTCTATTCTTGAGCACACAGGTCTTAAGAGCTTCCCCGCTGAAGAGCAGGGGTTTCGTGAGATTGGCTTAGTATGGCGTTCAGGCACTACGCGTATGCAGCTGTTTCGTCGTATCGGTGAAATTATCTCGCCACTGTTGCCTATTCCTACACTAAAATAA
- a CDS encoding RNA polymerase sigma factor: MFNKRDEKLVEQALKGNKKAWFTLISRYETAMYQYGIRMTGNSHDAADLMQEIFISVFRSLACFKGEGSFKSWLYRIAHCRCVELYRKRKPHSDIDDIQAPLCGAPCPEMQLYSDRESRALTQAMQTLPLGQKAVVELKFFGHFTFEEIAQQMDISVNTAKSRLYAALAKLKLKLELE; encoded by the coding sequence GTGTTTAATAAACGAGATGAAAAACTCGTGGAACAGGCATTAAAGGGTAATAAAAAAGCGTGGTTTACGCTTATATCTCGCTACGAAACCGCTATGTATCAATACGGTATTCGAATGACAGGGAATAGCCATGATGCAGCAGATTTAATGCAGGAGATTTTTATCTCTGTGTTTCGCAGTCTTGCCTGTTTTAAAGGTGAGGGCAGTTTTAAAAGTTGGCTCTATCGCATTGCCCACTGTCGCTGCGTTGAACTGTATCGCAAGCGAAAGCCGCATTCTGACATTGACGATATACAGGCGCCACTTTGCGGTGCGCCATGCCCTGAAATGCAGCTTTATAGCGACAGAGAGAGTAGAGCATTAACGCAGGCTATGCAGACCCTACCTTTGGGCCAAAAGGCGGTGGTGGAATTGAAATTCTTCGGCCACTTCACGTTCGAAGAAATTGCACAGCAAATGGATATCTCAGTAAATACCGCTAAGTCGCGACTTTACGCAGCCTTGGCAAAGTTGAAGTTGAAGTTGGAGTTGGAATAA
- the trhA gene encoding PAQR family membrane homeostasis protein TrhA has protein sequence MIQEQIQTQAVPQSKSIPAKAYSVLEEWLNSISHGVGFIAAIVGLVFMLYRAEDTLALTTAAIYGSTLILVFLSSTLYHAISHQKAKGWLKLFDHSAIYLLIAGTYTPLLLVSIGGVLGITMTAIIWSLAIGGVAFKLVAQHRFPKVSVMTYLLMGWIALGLIYPLYVALPGAGLWLLVAGGLCFSVGVCFYVAKKVKYTHAIWHMFVIGGCSCHYFSIYYFVV, from the coding sequence ATGATCCAAGAACAGATTCAGACACAGGCTGTGCCGCAATCAAAAAGCATTCCTGCAAAAGCCTACTCTGTACTGGAAGAGTGGCTGAACAGTATTAGTCATGGGGTTGGCTTTATTGCTGCTATCGTGGGTTTAGTATTTATGTTGTATCGAGCGGAAGATACGCTCGCGTTAACTACTGCAGCTATTTATGGCTCTACACTCATTCTGGTGTTTTTAAGCTCAACCCTTTATCACGCCATTTCCCATCAAAAGGCAAAGGGATGGCTTAAGCTATTTGACCACAGCGCAATATACTTATTGATAGCAGGTACTTACACACCATTGTTACTGGTTTCGATTGGTGGCGTGTTGGGTATTACTATGACCGCGATTATCTGGAGCTTGGCAATTGGCGGCGTGGCGTTTAAGCTCGTCGCGCAGCACCGTTTCCCAAAGGTATCCGTGATGACTTATTTGCTGATGGGATGGATTGCACTGGGTCTTATCTACCCTCTTTATGTCGCCCTTCCCGGTGCTGGCCTATGGTTATTGGTAGCAGGCGGGCTGTGTTTCAGTGTAGGCGTGTGCTTTTACGTGGCAAAAAAGGTAAAGTACACCCATGCAATTTGGCACATGTTCGTGATTGGCGGATGTAGCTGCCACTACTTTTCAATTTATTATTTTGTCGTTTAA
- a CDS encoding MarR family winged helix-turn-helix transcriptional regulator — protein sequence MSELLKLENQLCHRFYTLSNAFTRAYRPLLKALDITYPQYVTLMALWENDGITIAELLDRTAIDGGAMSLILKKLQDKGFLVVTKDKADKRVKRVQLTETGKKKKAIAEDVPAQMLCKLNGMTADESRTLKVLLDKLGGCFENADLKQSG from the coding sequence ATGTCAGAATTATTGAAGTTGGAAAATCAGCTTTGCCACCGCTTTTATACGCTGTCGAATGCATTCACTCGTGCTTACCGCCCCCTTCTTAAAGCGCTGGATATCACCTATCCTCAATATGTGACTTTAATGGCGCTATGGGAAAATGATGGCATTACTATTGCCGAGCTTTTAGACAGAACGGCCATAGACGGTGGTGCTATGTCACTGATTCTTAAAAAGCTACAAGACAAAGGCTTCTTAGTTGTCACTAAAGATAAAGCCGACAAACGCGTTAAGCGCGTTCAACTCACTGAAACGGGCAAGAAGAAGAAAGCCATAGCAGAAGACGTGCCTGCGCAGATGCTCTGCAAGCTCAATGGCATGACTGCAGATGAAAGCCGTACGTTAAAAGTCCTACTGGACAAATTAGGCGGCTGTTTCGAGAATGCAGATTTAAAACAGTCCGGATAG
- a CDS encoding organic hydroperoxide resistance protein: MHKLQQVVYTGSATATGGREGTAKSSDGKLDLKLSTPKELGGAGGEGTNPEQMFAAGYSACFIGALKHVAASQKIKLADDISVTGNVAIGPIEQGFAIAVKLTVDLGDMDKAQAQGLVETAHQVCPYSNATRGNIEVDISLA; this comes from the coding sequence ATGCATAAACTTCAACAAGTCGTTTATACCGGAAGTGCAACAGCAACGGGTGGTCGCGAAGGAACAGCGAAATCAAGTGATGGTAAGCTAGACCTTAAACTCTCTACACCTAAAGAATTGGGCGGTGCAGGTGGAGAAGGGACGAACCCTGAACAAATGTTCGCAGCGGGCTATTCGGCGTGCTTTATCGGTGCACTTAAGCATGTGGCTGCATCGCAAAAAATTAAGCTGGCCGATGACATTAGTGTAACTGGCAACGTTGCAATTGGACCTATTGAACAAGGCTTTGCTATTGCAGTAAAACTGACGGTAGATTTGGGCGATATGGACAAAGCACAAGCGCAAGGCTTGGTAGAAACTGCGCATCAAGTATGCCCATACTCAAATGCGACCCGCGGTAACATTGAAGTAGATATTAGCCTTGCTTAA
- a CDS encoding M1 family metallopeptidase, which translates to MKKYGLLATFVCAPVLFACSDNSNVDAAKTDKDQAVSVGSTSNTEAQNVAVANQADAAIASGVDYHSFANPNEIRVTHLSLNLTANFETKQLVGDVTLDVKREKPDNNTLVLDTRALDIQSVTVDGESVPFEMGEVDPDLGTPLTITLPSSANAVTVAYSTSPEASGVQWLTPAQTAGKKHPFLFTQAQAVHARSFIPLQDSPQVRVTYDATIKTPEALLAVMSASNDPTTERDGEYEFTMPQPIPSYLIALAIGDLEFKAMGERTGVYAEPALLESAAKEFEDTEAMLEVTEETYGPYQWDRYDLLILPPSFPFGGMENPRLSFITPTVIAGDKSLVSLIAHELAHSWSGNTVTNATWRDLWLNEGFTTYLTYRIMEMIYGHDRFKKEAVLGYQDLENDVAALEENDEILAIDLRGRNPDDVFSNIPYEKGALFLREIEQKIGRENFDAFLMQYFKDFAFKSITTDTFIAYLDDTLLKQYPDKLDAERIQTWIFEPGIPEGAPQPESDAFTKIDDTRSAWLSGDVKAADIETAQWTVHEWLYFLNNMPESLSNAHLAELDSAFSLTSTKNNEIAHSWLMIAVENNYQPAYDRLYSYLVSIGRNKLVKPLYRELSKTPEGKAFAKRAFEEAKPGYHPLTVKANEGYVN; encoded by the coding sequence ATGAAAAAATACGGATTACTGGCTACATTCGTATGCGCGCCTGTTTTGTTCGCATGCAGCGACAACAGCAATGTAGACGCAGCCAAGACAGACAAAGATCAAGCCGTCAGCGTAGGCTCGACTTCAAACACTGAAGCACAAAATGTTGCAGTAGCAAACCAAGCTGACGCGGCTATTGCCTCTGGGGTAGATTATCACTCCTTCGCGAACCCTAATGAGATTCGAGTTACCCATCTCAGCCTAAACCTAACTGCAAACTTTGAGACCAAGCAGCTTGTTGGCGACGTAACGCTTGATGTAAAGCGTGAAAAGCCCGACAACAACACATTGGTGTTAGATACGCGAGCATTAGACATTCAAAGTGTTACCGTAGACGGTGAAAGTGTTCCTTTTGAAATGGGAGAGGTTGACCCTGATTTAGGTACACCTCTTACGATTACGTTACCTAGTTCCGCAAACGCAGTAACGGTTGCGTATTCAACCTCACCTGAAGCGTCTGGCGTACAATGGTTAACGCCAGCGCAAACTGCAGGTAAAAAGCACCCGTTCCTGTTTACCCAAGCGCAAGCGGTTCACGCGCGAAGCTTTATTCCGCTTCAAGACTCACCGCAAGTACGCGTAACCTATGACGCGACCATTAAGACACCTGAAGCGCTGTTGGCGGTGATGAGTGCGTCAAACGATCCTACCACCGAGCGCGATGGTGAATATGAGTTCACTATGCCGCAGCCTATCCCTTCGTATCTTATCGCGTTGGCAATAGGTGATTTAGAATTTAAAGCCATGGGTGAGCGTACCGGTGTGTATGCTGAGCCTGCGCTACTTGAAAGTGCAGCGAAAGAATTTGAAGACACTGAGGCGATGTTAGAAGTAACAGAAGAAACCTATGGACCTTACCAATGGGACCGTTACGATCTGCTAATTCTACCACCGTCATTCCCGTTTGGCGGTATGGAAAACCCTCGTTTGTCGTTTATCACCCCAACGGTCATTGCTGGTGATAAAAGCTTGGTTTCATTGATTGCTCATGAACTGGCGCACAGCTGGTCTGGTAACACGGTAACAAACGCTACATGGCGTGATCTGTGGTTAAACGAGGGCTTCACAACCTACTTAACTTACCGAATTATGGAAATGATCTACGGTCACGATCGTTTCAAAAAAGAAGCGGTGCTCGGTTATCAAGACCTGGAGAATGATGTTGCTGCATTAGAGGAAAATGATGAGATCCTGGCTATCGACCTTCGTGGTCGCAATCCGGACGATGTTTTCTCAAATATTCCCTATGAAAAAGGCGCACTGTTCTTACGTGAAATTGAACAAAAGATTGGCCGAGAAAACTTTGATGCTTTCTTAATGCAGTACTTTAAAGACTTTGCTTTTAAGAGCATTACTACCGACACGTTTATTGCTTATTTAGATGATACCTTGTTAAAGCAGTATCCAGATAAGCTAGACGCGGAGCGCATCCAAACGTGGATTTTTGAACCAGGCATTCCCGAGGGAGCGCCACAGCCAGAATCTGATGCGTTCACTAAAATCGATGACACACGAAGCGCTTGGCTTTCTGGCGACGTGAAAGCGGCGGATATTGAAACCGCGCAGTGGACTGTACACGAGTGGCTATATTTTCTAAACAACATGCCCGAATCGCTAAGCAACGCACACCTGGCTGAGCTAGATTCAGCGTTTTCACTCACCTCGACTAAAAACAACGAAATTGCTCATAGCTGGTTGATGATCGCAGTAGAGAATAACTATCAGCCTGCCTATGATCGTTTGTATAGCTACTTGGTGTCGATAGGGCGCAATAAGCTTGTTAAGCCCCTTTATCGCGAGCTATCAAAAACACCTGAAGGCAAGGCGTTTGCAAAACGCGCATTTGAAGAAGCGAAACCGGGCTATCACCCACTTACAGTGAAAGCTAATGAAGGCTATGTGAACTAA
- a CDS encoding YigZ family protein, with the protein MTYPVPAKQVEILYEIKKSKFIACAGFANSRESAMALLDSVKQRYPDARHHCWAYVFGNPNSPSSAAMADDGEPSGTAGKPILNVLQHKDIGDIMIIVTRYFGGIKLGAGGLVRAYSAAAQQAIDALEVRQEIKLEPLSVDIGFKHEQFVRHLVEQAQGKIANCNYGSSVLINVELPLDALEDFKKQMAPIAFSVSVENE; encoded by the coding sequence ATGACTTATCCCGTTCCAGCTAAACAGGTAGAAATCCTGTACGAAATTAAGAAAAGCAAATTCATTGCTTGTGCCGGCTTTGCAAATTCTCGTGAAAGTGCAATGGCGCTTTTAGATAGTGTGAAACAACGGTATCCCGACGCCAGACACCATTGCTGGGCTTATGTTTTTGGCAACCCTAACTCGCCAAGTAGCGCGGCGATGGCTGATGACGGCGAGCCTAGCGGCACTGCCGGTAAACCCATATTAAATGTACTCCAGCACAAAGATATCGGCGACATCATGATTATTGTCACGCGGTATTTTGGCGGGATTAAATTAGGTGCGGGTGGATTGGTAAGGGCTTACTCGGCTGCAGCACAGCAAGCCATAGATGCTCTTGAGGTAAGACAAGAGATAAAGCTGGAACCGCTTAGCGTAGACATCGGTTTCAAACACGAGCAGTTTGTACGTCACTTGGTAGAGCAAGCTCAAGGTAAAATTGCGAACTGTAACTATGGAAGCAGTGTGCTAATAAATGTTGAGCTACCTTTAGATGCACTGGAAGACTTTAAAAAGCAGATGGCCCCCATTGCTTTTTCAGTGTCAGTTGAAAACGAGTAA
- a CDS encoding DUF3718 domain-containing protein, translating into MKSRITAIAIVALTSVFTGSALASVEFKPTDGSVTSNLCVAAATGNKWKLHEQIKESALDKKYVAQDMTCNGLSVAAFVDQYGKNGDSIKKYLNIQQQQIASVAHAK; encoded by the coding sequence ATGAAATCACGTATTACTGCTATCGCTATTGTTGCTCTTACCTCTGTATTCACCGGAAGTGCTTTAGCTTCTGTAGAATTTAAGCCTACCGACGGTTCGGTCACCTCTAACCTTTGCGTTGCTGCCGCTACCGGGAACAAGTGGAAGCTACATGAACAAATTAAAGAATCTGCGCTAGATAAAAAGTACGTAGCACAGGACATGACGTGTAACGGGCTATCGGTCGCTGCGTTTGTTGATCAATATGGCAAGAACGGGGATAGCATCAAGAAGTACCTGAATATTCAACAGCAGCAGATCGCTAGCGTGGCGCACGCAAAATAA